In Zingiber officinale cultivar Zhangliang chromosome 6A, Zo_v1.1, whole genome shotgun sequence, a single genomic region encodes these proteins:
- the LOC121997316 gene encoding chaperone protein dnaJ 1, mitochondrial-like isoform X1: MNRLKLLGSSKNSILFLSRKVSGHSWTSPAVGSQFDIIRGRDAISPFVRAISHLSTRYEANLGIARRAHDLLRLKKVLLSQSFHATGPCHAIEKDYYEILSVPKNASLDDIKKAFHALAKKYHPDANKNNPASKRKFQEIRDAYETLRDPEKRAHYDKNFSRGPERARYSADSTEEFREAYRDPFSEFHQSNRGPFSSSFYRIFSEVFENERETYADDVEVELNLSFAEAAKGCIKKVSVGAQVLCNSCYGRGHPVNTKPVRCPTCDGVGRVSVFPFTSTCRSCKGSGKIIKDYCATCRGSGFVDGVKNVDVNIPAGVDSGDTICVPNAGNQGGRGAHPGDLNIKLKVGKDPVFTRDGADVYVDTHISFTQAILGGKVEVPTLTGKAELKIPKGVQPGQLLVLRGRGLPKQVGLVDHGDQYVRFRVHFPSSVTVRQRELLEEFAKEEAEQESYVFANGNWWQQVVNCVSDPRFMLGIAFLMLLNLLVRKSLS; encoded by the exons ATGAATAGACTAAAACTTCTGGGTTCATCTAAAAACTCGATCCTTTTCCTCTCTAGAAAG GTTTCTGGTCACTCTTGGACTTCTCCGGCAGTAGGTTCGCAGTTTGATATTATCAGGGGAAGGGACGCTATCTCGCCATTTGTTAGAGCAATCTCTCATCTTTCAACGC GTTATGAAGCTAATCTTGGCATTGCTAGAAGAGCTCATGACTTATTGAGATTGAAGAAAGTTTTGTTAAGCCAGTCATTTCATGCAACAG GACCTTGTCATGCCATTGAGAAGGACTACTATGAAATCCTTAGTGTCCCAAAAAATGCTTCATTAGATGACATCAAGAAGGCTTTTCATGCG CTTGCTAAGAAGTACCATCCAGATGCAAACAAGAACAATCCTGCATCAAAGAGAAAGTTTCAAGAGATAAGAGATGCATATGag ACATTGCGGGATCCCGAGAAGAGAGCACATTATGACAAG AATTTCTCCAGAGGACCAGAGAGGGCAAGGTACTCTGCAGATAGTACAGAGGAGTTCCGTGAAGCTTATCGTGATCCTTTCTCAGAATTCCACCAATCCAACCGTGGTCCTTTCTCAAGTTCATTCTACAGAATTTTCTCGGAG GTCTTTGAAAATGAGAGAGAAACATATGCAGATGATGTAGAG GTGGAGCTAAATCTTTCATTTGCTGAAGCTGCTAAAGGTTGTATTAAGAAGGTGTCTGTTGGTGCACAAGTTCTCTGTAACTCATGCT ATGGAAGAGGCCATCCAGTTAATACAAAGCCAGTGAGATGCCCTACCTGTGATGGCGTTGGAAGG GTCTCAGTGTTTCCTTTTACATCCACATGCCGATCATGCAAAGGGTCAGGGAAGATAATCAAG GATTATTGCGCAACCTGCAGGGGGTCAGGGTTCGTTGATGGTGTGAAGAATGTTGATGTAAATATTCCAGCAG ggGTTGATTCTGGGGATACTATTTGTGTGCCAAATGCTGGAAATCAAGGAGGACGGGGCGCCCATCCTGGCGATCTAAACATTAAATTGAAG GTAGGAAAGGACCCTGTTTTCACACGAGATGGTGCTGATGTATATGTTGACACCCATATAAGTTTCACTCAG GCTATCCTTGGTGGTAAGGTTGAAGTTCCCACTTTGACTGGCAAAGCAGAATTGAAG ATACCAAAAGGAGTGCAGCCAGGACAATTGTTAGTTCTAAGGGGTAGAG gtttgccaaagcaagTTGGCCTAGTCGATCATGGTGACCAATATGTGCGATTCCGTGTGCATTTTCCTTC ATCTGTAACAGTACGCCAACGAGAATTGTTGGAAGAATTTGCTAAAGAGGAGGCGGAACAGGAAAGCTATGTGTTCGCTAATGGAAACTG GTGGCAGCAAGTCGTGAATTGTGTGAGCGATCCCAGGTTCATGCTCGGCATTGCCTTTCTCATGTTGCTTAACTTACTGGTGAGAAAAAGCTTGAGCTGA
- the LOC121997316 gene encoding chaperone protein dnaJ 1, mitochondrial-like isoform X2: protein MNRLKLLGSSKNSILFLSRKVSGHSWTSPAVGSQFDIIRGRDAISPFVRAISHLSTRYEANLGIARRAHDLLRLKKVLLSQSFHATGPCHAIEKDYYEILSVPKNASLDDIKKAFHALAKKYHPDANKNNPASKRKFQEIRDAYETLRDPEKRAHYDKNFSRGPERARYSADSTEEFREAYRDPFSEFHQSNRGPFSSSFYRIFSEVFENERETYADDVEVELNLSFAEAAKGCIKKVSVGAQVLCNSCYGRGHPVNTKPVRCPTCDGVGRVSVFPFTSTCRSCKGSGKIIKDYCATCRGSGFVDGVKNVDVNIPAGVDSGDTICVPNAGNQGGRGAHPGDLNIKLKVGKDPVFTRDGADVYVDTHISFTQAILGGKVEVPTLTGKAELKIPKGVQPGQLLVLRGRGLPKQVGLVDHGDQYVRFRVHFPSSVTVRQRELLEEFAKEEAEQESYVFANGNWIYQQLSTG, encoded by the exons ATGAATAGACTAAAACTTCTGGGTTCATCTAAAAACTCGATCCTTTTCCTCTCTAGAAAG GTTTCTGGTCACTCTTGGACTTCTCCGGCAGTAGGTTCGCAGTTTGATATTATCAGGGGAAGGGACGCTATCTCGCCATTTGTTAGAGCAATCTCTCATCTTTCAACGC GTTATGAAGCTAATCTTGGCATTGCTAGAAGAGCTCATGACTTATTGAGATTGAAGAAAGTTTTGTTAAGCCAGTCATTTCATGCAACAG GACCTTGTCATGCCATTGAGAAGGACTACTATGAAATCCTTAGTGTCCCAAAAAATGCTTCATTAGATGACATCAAGAAGGCTTTTCATGCG CTTGCTAAGAAGTACCATCCAGATGCAAACAAGAACAATCCTGCATCAAAGAGAAAGTTTCAAGAGATAAGAGATGCATATGag ACATTGCGGGATCCCGAGAAGAGAGCACATTATGACAAG AATTTCTCCAGAGGACCAGAGAGGGCAAGGTACTCTGCAGATAGTACAGAGGAGTTCCGTGAAGCTTATCGTGATCCTTTCTCAGAATTCCACCAATCCAACCGTGGTCCTTTCTCAAGTTCATTCTACAGAATTTTCTCGGAG GTCTTTGAAAATGAGAGAGAAACATATGCAGATGATGTAGAG GTGGAGCTAAATCTTTCATTTGCTGAAGCTGCTAAAGGTTGTATTAAGAAGGTGTCTGTTGGTGCACAAGTTCTCTGTAACTCATGCT ATGGAAGAGGCCATCCAGTTAATACAAAGCCAGTGAGATGCCCTACCTGTGATGGCGTTGGAAGG GTCTCAGTGTTTCCTTTTACATCCACATGCCGATCATGCAAAGGGTCAGGGAAGATAATCAAG GATTATTGCGCAACCTGCAGGGGGTCAGGGTTCGTTGATGGTGTGAAGAATGTTGATGTAAATATTCCAGCAG ggGTTGATTCTGGGGATACTATTTGTGTGCCAAATGCTGGAAATCAAGGAGGACGGGGCGCCCATCCTGGCGATCTAAACATTAAATTGAAG GTAGGAAAGGACCCTGTTTTCACACGAGATGGTGCTGATGTATATGTTGACACCCATATAAGTTTCACTCAG GCTATCCTTGGTGGTAAGGTTGAAGTTCCCACTTTGACTGGCAAAGCAGAATTGAAG ATACCAAAAGGAGTGCAGCCAGGACAATTGTTAGTTCTAAGGGGTAGAG gtttgccaaagcaagTTGGCCTAGTCGATCATGGTGACCAATATGTGCGATTCCGTGTGCATTTTCCTTC ATCTGTAACAGTACGCCAACGAGAATTGTTGGAAGAATTTGCTAAAGAGGAGGCGGAACAGGAAAGCTATGTGTTCGCTAATGGAAACTG GATTTACCAGCAGCTCTCTACTGGTTGA
- the LOC121997317 gene encoding transmembrane emp24 domain-containing protein p24delta3-like yields MRRQGEAISVLAEAPLLLLCSLILIVPGASGVWLNLPASGTKCVSEEIQPNVVVLADYGVIHEGQTDNLTTISVKVTSPYGNTLHEKDHVTTGQFAFTTSEAGNYLACFWIDSSNQGVETSISIDWKIGIAAKDWDSVAKKEKIEGVELELTKLEAAVQAIHENLLYLKSKEADMREVSERTNARIAWYSIFSLGVCISVSILQLWHLKRYFQKKKLI; encoded by the exons ATGAGGCGTCAAGGCGAGGCGATCTCGGTGCTCGCCGAGGCGCCGCTTCTCCTTCTGTGCTCGTTGATTCTGATTGTTCCGGGTGCGTCTGGTGTCTGGCTGAACCTGCCTGCGTCGGGCACCAAGTGCGTGTCGGAGGAGATACAGCCAAACGTGGTGGTGCTAGCTGACTACGGTGTCATCCACGAGGGCCAAACCGACAACTTGACCACCATCTCCGTCAAG GTTACATCACCTTATGGAAATACACTTCACGAGAAAGACCATGTTACAACTGGTCAGTTTGCATTCACCACTTCTGAGGCTGGCAACTACTTGGCATGTTTCTGGATAGATAGCAGTAACCAAGGTGTAGAGACAAGCATTAGCATTGACTGGAAGATTGGAATTGCAGCCAAGGACTGGGATTCTGTTGCCAAAAAGGAAAAAATTGAG GGTGTTGAACTAGAGCTTACAAAACTAGAAGCAGCTGTGCAGGCAATCCACGAGAACTTGCTGTACCTCAAATCCAA gGAAGCTGACATGAGAGAGGTGAGCGAGAGAACCAATGCGAGAATTGCATGGTATAGCATTTTCTCACTTGGAGTTTGCATCTCGGTTTCCATCTTACAGTTGTGGCACTTGAAGAGATACTTTCAAAAGAAGAAACTTATCTAA